A window of the Gemmatirosa kalamazoonensis genome harbors these coding sequences:
- the ppc gene encoding phosphoenolpyruvate carboxylase encodes MPTTESTPAPAPEPTPRPEDLPLHEDVRRLAATLGRVIHRIEGEEAFRTVEDLRRACRARRRGDAGALDLDALLDHVDALPLALCALSARAFTLFFLLINTAEQVHRVRRRATYAQHEGGDAPQVASARWTMRRLRESGRNAAEVARAVERLDVRPVLTAHPTESTRRTLLGLQARVADLLLRRADASDSERRAIDDALEGEVELLWLTAEVRHDRPSVLDEVSTVLWYLETRLLDASARTQDALVRAYEAEFGAASDAVRLAVPLRIGNWVGGDRDGNPFVTPEVTVAAARRASHVILGRYRDVVDGLIERLSLAAHIAPPPAALLETLESDRAVLPEVWEANRRRNADEPLRLKLTFMAARLDATRRRVASRDAGRPAHEPAAYDDVAAFERDLQLVRGYLLDAGAAEACRTAFDPLLARVRAYGFHGFRMDVRDHADVHAAALDDLAAQVGLGTLDADAMRRELLGRRPLVGPHVPLADATRRVLDTFRAVRVVQDESGEPAASTYIVSMATCAEDLLRVLVLAREAGLVDLAADPPVSRIDTVPLFETLDDLERAPDVLRALFADEVYARQLAARGRRQQVMIGYSDSGKDAGMLASSWALYRAQEMLSAVCREHGIDLRLFHGRGGSVGRGGGSPVYRALAALPPGTNEGLIKITEQGEIISQQFGLAPIAERTFEVTLSGTLLHAFTDWRDRVDPAEVARFRETMDALAARSLDLYRDLVHHGDALFALFLTATPVTELAAARFGSRPAYRPGAKPGIEGIRAIPWQFGWTQIRLMLPGWLGVGSALAELAAKPGGLDVLRRMAEAWPFFDDLLAKIEMVCAKADLEIARAYVERLGGDVQLLAELDAEYARTVDALLRIRGTGHLVNDSDVLRAAITLRNPYVDALSLLQITLLRRKRAAAEGSDERARAEEAVAATLSGIAQGLRNTG; translated from the coding sequence ATGCCGACGACGGAATCCACACCGGCCCCGGCGCCCGAGCCGACGCCCCGCCCCGAGGACCTGCCGCTCCACGAGGACGTGCGCCGCCTCGCCGCGACGCTCGGCCGCGTCATCCATCGCATCGAGGGCGAGGAGGCGTTCCGCACGGTGGAGGACCTGCGCCGCGCGTGTCGCGCACGCCGCCGCGGCGACGCGGGTGCGCTCGACCTCGACGCGCTGCTCGACCACGTCGACGCGCTGCCTCTCGCGCTGTGCGCGCTCTCGGCCCGCGCGTTCACGCTGTTCTTCCTGCTCATCAACACCGCCGAGCAAGTGCACCGCGTGCGGCGACGCGCGACGTACGCGCAGCACGAGGGCGGCGACGCACCGCAGGTGGCGTCCGCGCGGTGGACGATGCGGCGGCTGCGCGAGAGCGGCCGGAACGCCGCCGAGGTGGCGCGCGCCGTCGAGCGGCTCGACGTGCGTCCCGTGCTCACGGCGCACCCCACGGAGAGCACGCGCCGCACGCTGCTCGGCCTGCAGGCGCGCGTCGCCGACCTGCTGCTGCGCCGCGCCGACGCGTCGGACTCCGAGCGGCGCGCGATCGACGATGCGCTCGAGGGCGAGGTGGAGCTGCTCTGGCTCACCGCGGAGGTGCGCCACGACCGCCCGTCGGTGCTCGACGAGGTGAGCACGGTGCTGTGGTACCTCGAGACGCGCCTGCTCGACGCGAGCGCGCGCACGCAGGACGCGCTCGTGCGCGCGTACGAGGCGGAGTTCGGCGCCGCGTCGGACGCCGTCAGGCTCGCCGTGCCGCTGCGCATCGGCAACTGGGTGGGCGGCGATCGCGACGGCAATCCGTTCGTGACGCCCGAGGTCACCGTCGCCGCGGCGCGCCGCGCGAGCCACGTCATCCTCGGCCGCTACCGCGACGTCGTGGACGGGTTGATCGAGCGGCTGTCGCTCGCCGCGCACATCGCGCCGCCGCCGGCTGCGCTGCTGGAGACGCTGGAGAGCGACAGGGCGGTGCTCCCCGAGGTGTGGGAGGCGAACCGCCGCCGAAACGCCGACGAGCCGCTGCGGCTCAAGCTCACGTTCATGGCCGCCCGGCTCGACGCGACGCGGCGGCGCGTGGCGTCGCGCGACGCGGGACGGCCCGCGCACGAGCCGGCGGCGTACGACGACGTCGCGGCGTTCGAGCGCGACCTGCAGCTCGTGCGCGGCTACCTGCTCGACGCGGGCGCGGCGGAGGCGTGCCGCACCGCATTCGACCCGCTGCTCGCGCGCGTGCGCGCGTACGGCTTCCACGGGTTCCGCATGGACGTCCGCGACCACGCCGACGTGCACGCCGCGGCGCTCGACGACCTCGCGGCGCAGGTCGGGTTAGGCACCCTGGACGCCGACGCGATGCGGCGCGAGCTGCTCGGCCGGCGTCCGCTCGTCGGACCGCACGTGCCGCTCGCCGACGCGACCCGCCGCGTGCTCGACACGTTCCGCGCCGTCCGCGTCGTGCAGGACGAGAGCGGCGAGCCGGCGGCGTCCACGTACATCGTGTCGATGGCGACGTGCGCCGAGGATCTGCTGCGCGTGCTGGTGCTCGCGCGCGAGGCGGGGCTCGTCGATCTCGCGGCCGATCCGCCGGTCTCGCGCATCGACACCGTGCCGCTGTTCGAGACGCTCGACGATCTGGAGCGCGCGCCCGACGTGCTGCGCGCGCTGTTCGCCGACGAGGTGTACGCGCGGCAGCTCGCGGCGCGCGGCCGTCGGCAGCAGGTGATGATCGGCTACTCCGACTCGGGCAAGGACGCGGGGATGCTCGCGTCGTCGTGGGCGCTGTACCGCGCGCAGGAGATGCTCTCCGCGGTGTGCCGCGAGCACGGCATCGATCTGCGGCTGTTCCACGGCCGCGGCGGGAGCGTGGGACGCGGCGGGGGCTCGCCGGTGTACCGCGCGCTCGCCGCGCTGCCGCCAGGCACGAACGAAGGCCTCATCAAGATCACCGAGCAGGGCGAGATCATCTCGCAGCAGTTCGGCCTCGCGCCGATCGCCGAGCGCACGTTCGAGGTGACGCTGAGCGGCACGCTGCTGCACGCGTTCACCGACTGGCGCGACCGCGTCGACCCGGCCGAGGTGGCGCGCTTCCGCGAGACGATGGACGCGCTGGCCGCGCGATCGCTCGACCTGTACCGCGACCTCGTGCATCATGGCGACGCGCTGTTCGCGCTGTTCCTCACCGCGACGCCGGTGACCGAGCTCGCGGCCGCGCGCTTCGGCTCGCGTCCCGCCTACCGGCCGGGCGCGAAGCCCGGCATCGAGGGCATTCGCGCGATCCCGTGGCAGTTCGGCTGGACGCAGATCCGTCTCATGCTCCCCGGCTGGCTCGGCGTCGGCAGCGCGCTCGCCGAGCTCGCGGCGAAGCCGGGCGGCCTCGACGTGCTGCGCCGCATGGCCGAGGCGTGGCCGTTCTTCGACGACCTGCTGGCGAAGATCGAGATGGTGTGCGCGAAGGCCGACCTCGAGATCGCGCGCGCGTACGTGGAACGGTTAGGCGGCGACGTGCAGCTGCTCGCCGAGCTGGACGCCGAGTACGCGCGCACGGTCGACGCGCTGCTGCGCATCCGTGGCACGGGACACCTCGTGAACGACTCCGACGTGCTGCGCGCGGCGATCACGCTGCGCAACCCGTACGTCGACGCGCTGTCGCTGCTGCAGATCACGCTGCTGCGCCGCAAGCGCGCCGCCGCGGAGGGGAGCGACGAGCGTGCGCGCGCCGAGGAGGCCGTCGCGGCGACGCTGAGCGGCATCGCGCAGGGGCTGCGCAACACCGGCTGA
- a CDS encoding serine/threonine-protein kinase gives MAAVTRSPIGKYRILELVGEGAMGVVYRAEDTVLSRVVAVKIMSESIARQDELRDRFLREAQLGGSLTHPNIVTVYDFGETDGHLFIAMEFVEGTDLETVLQRREPLKLQTKLEIVIDVLTALAYAHKRGIVHRDVKPANIRITTDGHAKLMDFGVAHLTASTITRTGAQMGTPSYMAPEQVTGGRVSPASDIFAVGTMLYELLAGSKPFGGPTLHSVMYKIVSEEPTPLAEMVPGVPPGLERIVRRALEKEESDRYQSALEMAADVTAERAALSGGGFPGTLSLRVPSVAAKPTRGRSARRALPWIGGVLGAAAAAAIAWGLSSRAAAARASAPTAPTASAVVADSTHTVTRAVVGPSAPSAPSAPSAPPPVVAARTARPAPPPAPSSASAAPPDAAPAPTPNARADVPAPPPAPTVVAPGVAQAVAATVAPVAASSAPVTAAPPASPARPAADPARIPDAIAAYARAIESRDLAALREAYPGLTAPQERSFAQFFDAARSMKVSLAIAGLDVTGAMADARVAGTYEFMTSGGKAERQPVSFRASLRYDGTRWRLLSVR, from the coding sequence ATGGCCGCCGTCACCCGCTCGCCGATCGGGAAGTATCGCATCCTCGAGCTCGTGGGCGAGGGGGCGATGGGTGTCGTCTATCGGGCCGAGGACACGGTGCTGAGCCGCGTCGTGGCGGTGAAGATCATGAGCGAGTCGATCGCGCGGCAGGACGAGCTGCGCGACCGGTTCCTGCGCGAGGCGCAGCTCGGCGGCTCGCTGACGCACCCGAACATCGTCACCGTCTACGACTTCGGCGAGACCGACGGGCACCTGTTCATCGCGATGGAGTTCGTCGAGGGCACCGATCTGGAGACGGTGCTGCAGCGCCGCGAGCCGCTGAAGCTGCAGACGAAGCTCGAGATCGTGATCGACGTGCTCACCGCGCTGGCCTACGCGCACAAGCGCGGCATCGTGCACCGCGACGTGAAGCCGGCGAACATCCGCATCACGACCGACGGGCACGCGAAGCTCATGGACTTCGGCGTCGCGCATCTCACCGCGTCGACCATCACGCGGACGGGCGCGCAGATGGGCACCCCGAGCTACATGGCGCCCGAGCAGGTCACCGGCGGCCGCGTCTCGCCGGCGTCGGACATCTTCGCCGTGGGCACGATGCTCTACGAGCTGCTCGCCGGCTCCAAGCCGTTCGGCGGGCCCACGCTGCACAGCGTGATGTACAAGATCGTGAGCGAGGAGCCGACGCCGCTCGCCGAGATGGTGCCGGGCGTCCCGCCCGGACTCGAGCGGATCGTGCGCCGCGCGCTCGAGAAGGAGGAGTCGGACCGTTATCAAAGCGCGCTGGAGATGGCCGCCGACGTCACCGCGGAGCGCGCAGCGCTGAGCGGCGGCGGATTCCCGGGCACGCTGTCGCTGCGCGTGCCGTCCGTCGCCGCCAAGCCGACGCGCGGCCGCTCGGCGCGTCGTGCCCTGCCGTGGATCGGCGGCGTGTTAGGCGCCGCCGCGGCCGCGGCGATCGCGTGGGGGCTGTCGTCGCGTGCGGCAGCCGCGCGCGCCTCGGCGCCGACCGCGCCGACGGCGAGCGCCGTCGTCGCCGATTCCACGCACACGGTGACGCGAGCCGTCGTGGGGCCCAGCGCGCCGAGCGCGCCGAGTGCGCCGAGTGCGCCGCCGCCGGTCGTCGCGGCGCGGACTGCGCGCCCGGCGCCGCCGCCCGCGCCCAGCAGCGCATCGGCGGCACCGCCCGACGCGGCGCCGGCGCCGACGCCTAACGCGAGGGCCGACGTCCCGGCACCGCCGCCGGCGCCCACCGTCGTCGCGCCGGGGGTCGCGCAGGCCGTCGCAGCAACCGTCGCGCCGGTCGCGGCTTCGAGCGCGCCCGTCACCGCCGCGCCGCCGGCGTCGCCCGCGCGACCGGCCGCGGATCCCGCGCGCATCCCCGACGCGATCGCTGCGTACGCCCGGGCCATCGAGTCGCGCGATCTCGCCGCGCTGCGCGAGGCGTATCCGGGGCTCACCGCGCCGCAGGAGCGCAGCTTCGCGCAGTTCTTCGACGCGGCGCGCTCGATGAAGGTGTCGCTCGCGATCGCCGGCCTCGACGTGACCGGCGCGATGGCGGACGCGCGCGTCGCCGGCACGTACGAGTTCATGACGAGCGGCGGCAAGGCCGAGCGCCAGCCCGTGAGCTTCCGGGCGTCGCTGCGCTACGACGGCACGCGCTGGCGGCTGCTCTCGGTGCGCTGA